TCCCGCTTCCGGGGACAGACGGAGTTCGTGTTTCGCCACGCGCTGATTCGCGACGCCGCCTACGCCATGCTCACCGATGCCGATCGCATGCTCGGGCACCGCCTGGCGGCTCGCTGGCTCGAGCAGGCCGGTGAGCGAAACGCCTTCGTGCTCGCCGAGCACCTGCGCCTGGGGGGCGATCCAGAAGGCGCGGCGCCGCTCTATCTGCGCGCCGCCGAGCAAGCCTTGGAGGGAAACGATTTCTCCGCCACCCTCGACAACGCCGCCCGTGCGCGGGAGCTCGGCTTGAAGGGGGAACGCCTGGGCCGGGCTCACCTGCTCGCCGCGGCGGCGCACCAATGGCGCGGTGAGCTCACGGAGCAGGAAGCCGAAGCGCAGTCCGCGTTGGCCGAGCTCAGCGAGCTTTCCCCGCGCTGGTACGCGGCGGCCGGGGAAGTCGCGCGCGTGGCGTCACGTCTCGGTCGCCATGAACGCGTGGCGGAGCTGGTGGCCGTCGTCGCCGGCGACCAACGCGAGGAAACCGCGGGCGCCCGCGCGGAGCTCCTCGCTCGCCTCGGCGTTCCGGCCATTCGGGCCGGCCTCACGGAGCTATGGGAAACGATCCATAGAGAGCTCGAGAAGGCAGAGCCCTTCGTGGGCGAGAGCGGCGCGACCCGCGCCTGGATCCATCGTCTTCGGGGCTACCAGGCTCTGGTGAGCGGCGACACCTCGAGCTACTTGCGCCTGTCCCAGGCGGCCGCGGAGGAGCTCGAGAAGGCGCGCGACCACCGCACGGCGCTCACCCTTGCCACCAGCGTCGGCTTCGCCAACGTCGCCTTGGGTCGCTACGCCGAGGCCGAGGATGTCTTGGTCCGCGCGCTCGCGGGCGCCGAGCGGCTCGGTCTTGCCACGGTGGAGCTCGTCGCCAAGCACAACCTCGGCTACGCGGTGGCGCTGCAGGGGCGACTGGACCGAGGCATCTTGCTGGAGACCGAATGCATCGCCGGAGCCATCGCCCAGAAGGACCGCTGGATCGAGTGCGTGAGCGAGACCTATCTCGCGGACCTGCTCTTGCGCGCGAAGCGGCCCGCGGAGGCGGAGCGCGCAGCGCGGCGCGCAGCGGAGCTTTCGGACCGCCCCAATCGCGTGCTCGCCCTCGCCCACCTGGCACGCGCCCAGCTCGATCTCGAGCGCTTGGACGAAGCTCTCGCCACCGTCGGCGAATCCCACGCGCTGCTCCTGAATCTCGGCAGCGTGGAGGATGGCGAAGCCCACGCGCGCCTCGCCTTCGTGGAGATCAACCTGGCCGCGGGCAACGAGATGGTGGCCCTACGGGAGCTCGCCGTGGCTCGCGACCGGCTGCTGGCGCGCGCCGAGAAGATCGCCGACGCCGAGCTGAGAGCGAGCTTCCTCACTCGGGTCGAGGAGCACGCCCGCACCCTGCAATTGGCCTTGGAGCGCGGAATCAAGCCGGTCCCGCGGTAGCGATCAGAGCGGCCATGGGTCCGTGCTGAAGGAGCCGGTCTCGCTGCACTTCGTCTTTCACCAACAGGGCGCCCGCAAACCCCAGAGCGTTGACGGAAATCCCTTCGAAGCGCTCCGCCACGCGTGGCACGAGCATCATGGTGCGCTCGGTGAGGAGCAGGTTGTACGCCTCCGGACTGTCCAGCTCCTCGAGCATCTCACGGTACAGCGGCGCGAGATGCCTCCCGGCCACATTGCGATGCGCCTGTCGAAATGGGACTTCGGACGCCGACGAGAGCAGCGCCTCGAAGGACGCCTCCGCCGCCCCCGGCAGCAGTGGCAAGCGGACCAGTTGCAGGTGCTTGTGGCGCTGGCTGGCTCCGGCGAGGCGTCCGGAGTTGTAGAACGCCAGCGCCGGGGCCGGGGCCAGCGCGTCGGCGACGACCTCGAAGTCGTCTTCGGTGAGCGGCGCGGTCTGTTCTTCGAACTGGCGGGTGACGATGAGCAGGTGGTCCGGCAGCACCGGGTACTTGTTGAGCAGCACCACGTGACGCGGCCCCACATCCGCCACGAACAACGCCGGATCGTAGGGCAAGAAGGGATCCGCAGCCGACGGCGCCGGGGGCTTGTGCGCCAAAGCCTTCACCTCGCGGATGCAGAAGCGCATGCCACCGTCCCAGAGCTCCTCCACTCGGGTCTGGATGGGGGAAAGGGCGCCCGCCGCGGTTGCCGCCGCCGTGCGCGCCGCCGCCGACTCCCACAGTGTCATCAACCGTCGTCGTCGGAGAGCGGCGCGAACAGGTCGTCCAGATCCCCCTGCGAAAGTGCCACGCTGGGGCCGCCGCTGAGCAGCGACTCCGCCAGATGTCGCTTCTTGCGCTGCAGTCCGAGCATGCGCTCCTCCACGCTGCCCGCGACCACCAGGTTGTGCACGAACACCGGCGCCGTTTGCCCGATGCGATAGGCGCGGTCCGTGGCCTGCATCTGGGCTGCGGCGTTCCACCACGGATCGTAGTGGATGACGGTGTCGGCACGGGTCAGGTTCAGCCCCGTCCCCCCGGCCTTCAGGCTGATCAGGAACACGTCCACTTCCCCGCCCTGGAAGCGGTCCACGAGCGATTGACGATCTTGGGAAGCGCCGGTGAGCGTCACGTGGGCGACGCCACGCTCCGCGAGCCCTTCGCTCAGGATCGCGAGCATGCGGGCGAACTGGGAAAAGACCAGGACCTTCCGACCCTCCGCCAGCTGGCGCTCGAGGAGCTCGAAGAACAGCTCCCGCTTGGCAGAGCCGGTGACCTCTCTCGCGGCATCTACCTTCACCAACCGCGGATCGCAGCAAACCTGCCGCAGCTTGGTGAGCGCGTCCAAGATCGTGATGCTCGAAGCGGCAAACCCCTTCTTGCGGATCGCCTGCCGGACCTCGCCGTGGGCGGCCACGCGAATGCTCTCGTACAGATCGCGCTGCTCACCGCTGAGCTCCACGGAGCGCACGAGCTCCGTCTTGGGCGGCAGCTCCTTGGCGACGGACTCCTTCAGGCGCCGAAGGATGTACGGAGCCACGCGCTGCTGGAGCGCCGCGAGCCGTTCGTCGTTGCCGTCCCGCTCGATGGGCAGACGAAAGCTGGAGCGGAACTGATTCGCGCTCCCGAGCAGCCCTGGCATCAAGAAGTCGAACAGCGACCACAGCTCTTCGAGGTTGTTCTCCACCGGAGTTCCGGTGAGGCACAGGCGGTGGCGCGCGGATAGCTCACGGATAGCGCGCGCGGCCTGGCTGCGCGGGTTCTTGATGGCCTGCGCCTCGTCGAGCACCAGGTAGTGGAACGGCTGCTCCAGAAAGGCTTGTCGATCTCGAACCAGCACCGGATAGCTGGTGATGGCGATCTCCGCTCGCGGCAGGTCGGCGTAGGCGGCGTGGCGTTTCTTGCCGTGGAGCTCCACCACCCGCAGGTGCGGCGCGAACTTCTTGAGCTCTCGCCGCCAGTTGCCGGTCAGGCTCGTGGGCATCACGATGAGGCTCGGCAGGTCCATCCGGCGCGCCTCTTTCTCGCTGGCGAAGAGCGCGATGGTCTGCAGCGTCTTGCCGAGGCCCATGTCGTCCGCCAGCACGCCCGCGGCGTCGTGATCGCGCAGGTGCGCCATCCAGGACAGCCCCTCGTGCTGATACGGTCGCAGCTCCGCACGCAGGGCGGCCGGGGGCGGAGTCCAGCAAGGGGCGCTGCACAGCGCCGCGCCGCGTTCCACGAGGTCCTGCCCGCCATCCCAGCTGAGCACGAAGCCCTGCTCCTTCATGGCTTCGTCCAGCTCGCCGAGGGCGCCGGCGCGAGCCGCGTGAAATCGCAGATCGTCTCGCCGAGCTTCCGTGTACAGATCCGAGAGGACCGATAGGACTCGCCGCAAGCGCTGCCAGGGGATGGCGACGAAGTAGCCGTCGCCCACCGGCAGCGCGCGATAGCGCGCCGCGTGTCGCGCGAGGGACGCCAGCGAGCTTCCGTCCGGGCTCTCGTCCACCAGCTCCACCAGTGCCGGGAGCAGATCCACTCGACGACCGTTGACCTCGACGCCGAGCTCCAAGGAGAACCAGTCCGTCTCTTCCTCGACCTCCGCCACCTTCGCGTACCAGTCCGCACCGGCTTCCACCACGCGGTAGGGGTACGCTTCGTCGATTTCGACGGAGAATCCCAGCTCCGTGAGCTCGCGGACGGCGTGCGCCGAGAACGAGCACACGGCGTGGACGTTGTCGTCGATGTTCACCAGGTAGTCGGCCTCGGAGTCGTGGGCGGCAACGCAGCCGTCCACGCATTCGATCTCCACCGCGCCGAAGCGCTCGAGGAGCTGCTGAGCGCGAGCCTCCGCGGCAAGGTGGCGCGTCACCGAGGGCGACGGTTCGAGGTCGTCGTCCAGGTGCGCCACCCGCACGCGGTGTCTGCCGTACTGGAACCTGAGGGAGATGACGGCCGACAGACGCTCGCCCCATCGACCGTTTTCGTCCTCGAAGGAGAGACGTTCGGCAAACAGCCGAAGGCACGGTCGAGGCTCGACCGGCACGGAATTCTCTAGGGACACCTCGGAGCTCGTCAGCACGAGGCTCCCGTTAGATCAAATTCGATCGCCTTTGTCGATCCCCTATCGACAAAGGCGATCGTTGACATGGCGGACCGCTGCCCCAACACCTCGGGTATGGACCGCGCGGTATTGTTGGTCGGGCATGGGGGTGTGCCGAAGGATCTTCCCAAGAGCTGGCTGTCGGAGCTGCGGCGACTGGAGTCGGAGCGGCGCGCGCGGGGGTCGTCCGAGGCGGGCACCCGAGAGCTGGAGCTCGACCGAAAGATCCGGAATTTCCCGCGAACCGACGCCACGGATCCCTACCGCGCCGGGATCCTGGCCATCGCGCAGAAGCTCGAGCCCCTGCTAAACGGACGTCGTCTCGCGATCGCCTACAACGAATTTTGCAGTCCCAGTATCCATGACGCCGTGCGCGCCTTGGTCAGCGAGGGCGTGCGTCACGTCACGGTGGTGCCCACCATGATCACCCCGGGCGGCTCGCACTCGGAGATCGAGATCCCCGAAGCGCTGGCGGAGCTGCGCGAGGAGCTCTCGGTGGAGCTCCGCTACGCATGGCCGTTCGACGTGGCGGCGGTGGCCGGATTCTTGGCGGCGCACGTCAGCGAACGATCGCGAACGACGCCGTAGGGACGCTGCCCGTGGAGACGGGCGGCGGCGCGGTCGGCGGTTCGACGGCCTCGGCGGGCGGCGCGACGACCCGCGGGCGCCGAACTGCGACGACCTCTGCCGGCGCGGCGACCTTTGCCGGCGCGACGACCTTTGCCGGCGCGACGACCTCTGCCGGCGCGACGTCCTCTGCCGGCGCGACGTCCTCTGCCGGCGCGACGTCCTCTGCCGGCGCGACGACCTTCGCCGGCGCGACGTCCTTCGCCGGCGCGACGTCCTCTGCCGGCGCGGCCGCGTGCGCGACGACCTTTGCCGGCGCGTCGCTGCGCGACGATGCCGTCGCGACGCTGCTTCGCGCCACGCCCACCGCAAGCAGCGCCGCCATCGCGCCCACGCACGCGGCGACGAGCCGCGCGAAGCGCGCGCGCCGAGCGTCTTGCTCCGCCGTGCGCACCACCACGGGCCGCGGGGGCTCCGGCTCCTCGAGCTCCGGCTCGAAGCTCGGATCGGCGGGCCCGCCCTGGTAGACGCCTTCGTCACCAACGCGGAAGAACTCCGCCTCCTGCCGCCCTACGGACTCGGGAGCCGGCTCCTCGGAGGTGTGCCCAGGTGTGCCAACGGCTTCGTGGATGCGGGCGTGGCTGACAGACTCGAGCTCGAAAATGGGGCGCATGGCTCACCTTTTGGCAGGGGTTGTCGGCT
This window of the Polyangiaceae bacterium genome carries:
- a CDS encoding phosphorylase; protein product: MTLWESAAARTAAATAAGALSPIQTRVEELWDGGMRFCIREVKALAHKPPAPSAADPFLPYDPALFVADVGPRHVVLLNKYPVLPDHLLIVTRQFEEQTAPLTEDDFEVVADALAPAPALAFYNSGRLAGASQRHKHLQLVRLPLLPGAAEASFEALLSSASEVPFRQAHRNVAGRHLAPLYREMLEELDSPEAYNLLLTERTMMLVPRVAERFEGISVNALGFAGALLVKDEVQRDRLLQHGPMAALIATAGPA
- a CDS encoding DEAD/DEAH box helicase, giving the protein MLTSSEVSLENSVPVEPRPCLRLFAERLSFEDENGRWGERLSAVISLRFQYGRHRVRVAHLDDDLEPSPSVTRHLAAEARAQQLLERFGAVEIECVDGCVAAHDSEADYLVNIDDNVHAVCSFSAHAVRELTELGFSVEIDEAYPYRVVEAGADWYAKVAEVEEETDWFSLELGVEVNGRRVDLLPALVELVDESPDGSSLASLARHAARYRALPVGDGYFVAIPWQRLRRVLSVLSDLYTEARRDDLRFHAARAGALGELDEAMKEQGFVLSWDGGQDLVERGAALCSAPCWTPPPAALRAELRPYQHEGLSWMAHLRDHDAAGVLADDMGLGKTLQTIALFASEKEARRMDLPSLIVMPTSLTGNWRRELKKFAPHLRVVELHGKKRHAAYADLPRAEIAITSYPVLVRDRQAFLEQPFHYLVLDEAQAIKNPRSQAARAIRELSARHRLCLTGTPVENNLEELWSLFDFLMPGLLGSANQFRSSFRLPIERDGNDERLAALQQRVAPYILRRLKESVAKELPPKTELVRSVELSGEQRDLYESIRVAAHGEVRQAIRKKGFAASSITILDALTKLRQVCCDPRLVKVDAAREVTGSAKRELFFELLERQLAEGRKVLVFSQFARMLAILSEGLAERGVAHVTLTGASQDRQSLVDRFQGGEVDVFLISLKAGGTGLNLTRADTVIHYDPWWNAAAQMQATDRAYRIGQTAPVFVHNLVVAGSVEERMLGLQRKKRHLAESLLSGGPSVALSQGDLDDLFAPLSDDDG